The following are encoded together in the Fusarium keratoplasticum isolate Fu6.1 chromosome 1, whole genome shotgun sequence genome:
- a CDS encoding DRIM domain-containing protein: MPSNSSGRIAKVRKNKNLTPHQKNHRWESFSTKISKFSSLQPLRKVRRHDLETEDLSTSTSYFQTGLQKWGELNVSKPFSAFKTKVYPLCESLPQLLHFEQRIMDLLADFISGQDKEALEPLLDLLTAFSHDLGVRFEKHYGRSLDLMVAIAAKPQPVEVIEWTFGSLAFLFKYLSKLLVPDLRPTFKVMAPLLGKSRHPPHIARFAAEALSFLVKKAAAPSHRETALKRLVECARDDLISIKSDRQFTLYKDGLMTMFAEAIKGTDNIIHSTGPTIFAALVDAIPEEERSLAEETIWTDVVCGVLTSVIHHATVDTFGEFAEGVHQSIQANIERVSAADRQWQAIPLLRIYGTLAGVRKGYRLSDWAPLIRNFVEMLSNVTKAALEVPKDAESVVWKSVIVNIAIVWHHAPIDALIPHIVSLTQSLSREPFMKWFIPFCSYFCELDAQRFGSLFRNDFQKFIANHWSEGPNEDMLCVLLPKMIENRAFPPAGEKDSCRMPQAWQDQIVSKFERLEISPFPERGPYNKDPQVWRDRCLPKYSALLRILELTTVHPSTNARIAELLLRKLKLALRPSSSLASDEVHFIVGQGFHAYLRMSKAAGSVDIALSPLLRAAVPRFAQSIGFLHAYLAYEEILRSKETTERQSSTSSEGSTSEEDPVIKSLIENLSSPSHEIRLASLELLKTLNPVTDTFNSVDTMIEVEQTPLGLAHTRTIAMHLRKLGQNYASFEDKSWLQQAVPSFLYGMLTVKLSPVWDDSVETMKQITQTKAGEEAVCEVAFRWLKVPSARWGPSQSETHSSGPTFVSDFECTAVRRLGEVADEVEEAIDRPDDLMLQSFDEKQRTAEVAAGNSRSRALKVFNAIPAIAERRSRQLVPHFLAWARDDDRTPDSADEQDTSEGATWSLADRKAMVGVFSQFINPRVLYQHEEVYAALLQLMENGDVEVQKVTLKAILAWKQEAIKTYQENLEFLLDEARFKNELTVFLQDDSAIKAEHRSELMPVLLRLLYGRTISKKGAASGRHGLHATRLAVLRNLSVEDMGSFLDIATGKLKDVKVVGASKKIFDEPLLPVRKQMGFLNMISSVISELGNNATPYVETLLNAVLYCLVFACRQLSGHGADPENPPDEEEEEKASTHSLLRVIRSTGLKCLNALFQNAQSFQWAPYQDIIIEEVVVPRLDNLPVETTQGVSGMLQLFSTWSVLPRVALFLAPHDKVLPDGVLPKVIETLSTKGKDEVKIHVLAIIRNLVKLATAPAQESEYNEVIKAELLDTNAAAILAQITTVLDMSGLSNDLLEACVETILSLAPIVQDPQDIQSVIKISIFLLNQPPRRVSPKLKGRILLIVEQYVTRSNAVKDRSLLDDVYDTVSSLYSYFKDQENRQSLSRALLALAGKDNDLVEVAGLCEALNSFKEGRIEEPDYDKRLAAFSSISGDREVPLTPKQWLPLLHNLIFHIRDDEEFGILSSNSADGIRRFIRDVAACTVDASKEKFDTYLRDVILPALYVGAREPSDTARREYLRVMGHLIMTMPEWEPIADLSALLNDRTEETAEPTFFFNILSPATSRQLEALQILEAANSQKEMGSQNLAQFFIPLLEHFIFGRTDGSDDHGLGAQATNTIGNLAKSLHWKHYRTTFQRYIGYVESKPDLQKQTIRLLGKFSDALIAASEEIPEERMEVDQVDASSSTSTRLPLTIPKSEKLHAEVENSFLPTLIKHLHLKDESEVSYRVPVGVVIIRLLKLLPSEQMDQKLAGVLTDISHILRSKSVEARDMARDTLVKIAVNLGPSFFGFILRELRGALTRGYQLHVLSYTMHSILVAVIPGYSPGDLDYCLPTIVMVIMDDIFGVIGQEKDAEGYTSQTKEIKSSKSQDSMELVAKNASVNQLIELVRPLRALLMQKVDLKMIRKIDALMTRITAGLLQNPAAESRDTLVFCYEVIQDVYNSQKPEVEEKIDPRVKKYLVQKGAKKSGERGRTTKNTYKLIRFAVDILRAILKKHDSLRNAANISGFVPILGDAFVGGEDEVKISAFRLLAVIVKVPFPDDQADKLYKVAVKEATKGISMAVSTTTDLSQAALKMLAVVLRDRRDVPVKDAAIDMLLAKLKDDLTEPLYRHVTFNFLRSVLDRHIETAAIYDTMDYVGTVMITNDDKDTRDLARGAFFQFIREYPQKKARWAKQLNFIVANLKYDREGGRLSVMEIVHLLLMKSSDDFVQEVAATCFLPLFFVLANDDSEKCRLAAGELLKEIFRKADKERTQTFLGLLRSWLDKDGNEAVIKLALQVFGYYLEAHENASKNKKDFKLVISKVNGVIEAEDIREVDGELLEAALGVVRASMTVFPDKILASNSEDMWANIAKCLSHPDTPVKVASIGLISSFLADFAQKAGSTPIGEAVEGSYGLELDLAKVQDLVRQALGVVATRDVDEKLGAEAVQVLVFLAPRLPVRPPVEEEEESESEEQAEEQEDADEVEEKQRKTDLQHLFWKLSHIIRREIPPRAVAITPKVAAMEVLETVCRRSPLDRLQPSLKTILVPLHNLTDPSIAPPFSNDELFKTKHEGLKTRAQILMDALQKKFGTAEYTKQLLAIREEVRAKREQRSSKRKIEALAHPEKYGRDKRKKFEKNKERKKTRSKEQKVMRQSYKRW; the protein is encoded by the exons ATGCCGTCCAACTCCTCCGGGCGCATCGCCAAGGTGCGAAAGAACAAGAATCTGACACCGCACCAGAAGAATCATCGATGGGAGTCTTTCAGCACCAAAATCTCCAAGTTCAGTTCCCTGCAACCGTTGCGAAAAGTTCGACGCCATGACCTCGAGACCGAAGACCTTTCGACATCGACGTCGTACTTCCAGACTGGGCTGCAGAAATGGGGAGAGCTCAATGTCTCGAAGCCCTTCTCCGCCTTCAAGACAAAGGTGTATCCGCTGTGCGAGAGCCTCCCTCAGCTCCTGCACTTCGAGCAGCGGATAATGGACCTTTTGGCCGATTTCATCTCAGGCCAAGACAAGGAAGCTCTGGAGCCTCTTCTGGATCTTCTTACAGCATTTTCACACGACCTGGGAGTCCGATTCGAGAAACATTATGGGAGGAGTTTGGATTTGATGGTGGCAATCGCCGCCAAACCTCAGCCTGTCGAGGTCATTGAGTGGACATTTGGCTCCCTCGCCTTTTTATTCAAATACCTCTCCAAGTTGCTCGTCCCGGACCTGCGACCGACATTCAAGGTCATGGCACCTCTACTCGGAAAGTCGCGACATCCTCCTCATATCGCCCGATTCGCCGCTGAAGCCTTGAGCTTCCTGGTAAAGAAGGCCGCCGCGCCGTCGCACCGTGAAACGGCTCTCAAGCGCCTGGTTGAATGTGCGCGGGACGatctcatcagcatcaagtCTGACCGCCAGTTCACCCTCTACAAGGACGGATTGATGACCATGttcgccgaggccatcaagggtACAGACAACATCATCCACTCGACTGGTCCAACAATTTTTGCCGCTTTGGTCGATGCTATccctgaggaggagcgcaGCCTTGCAGAGGAGACTATTTGGACTGATGTCGTCTGTGGTGTGTTGACCAGCGTGATTCACCATGCGACTGTCGACACTTTTGGAGAGTTCGCCGAGGGAGTTCATCAGTCGATTCAAGCCAACATAGAGCGCGTTTCCGCGGCTGATCGTCAGTGGCAAGCAATTCCTCTACTCAGGATCTACGGCACCCTGGCTGGAGTTCGAAAGGGATATCGACTGAGCGACTGGGCTCCTCTTATCCGCAACTTTGTCGAAATGCTGTCGAATGTTACTAAAGCGGCGCTCGAAGTGCCAAAGGATGCCGAGAGTGTTGTGTGGAAGTCTGTTATTGTCAACATCGCCATTGTATGGCATCACGCGCCGATCGACGCATTAATACCCCATATTGTTTCTCTTACTCAATCCCTGAGCCGGGAGCCGTTCATGAAATGGTTCATCCCTTTCTGCTCATACTTTTGCGAGCTGGATGCTCAACGTTTCGGAAGTCTGTTCCGGAATGATTTCCAGAA GTTTATTGCCAACCACTGGTCTGAAGGCCCTAATGAGGACATGCTATGTGTCTTGTTGCCCAAGATGATCGAGAACCGCGCTTTTCCGCCCGCGGGCGAAAAGGACAGCTGCCGGATGCCGCAAGCCTGGCAGGACCAGATCGTTTCCAAGTTTGAGCGCTTGGAGATCTCGCCTTTCCCTGAGAGGGGACCTTACAACAAGGATCCTCAGGTCTGGAGGGACAGGTGTCTGCCAAAGTACTCTGCTCTGCTCCGAATTCTGGAGCTGACCACAGTTCATCCGTCCACAAACGCTCGCATCGCCGAACTTTTACTCCGAAAACTCAAGTTGGCTCTGCGaccttcctcctctcttgCATCTGATGAGGTTCACTTTATTGTTGGCCAAGGATTCCATGCCTACCTTCGTATGAGCAAGGCTGCCGGGTCTGTCGACATTGCCTTAAGCCCTTTGCTGCGAGCTGCTGTACCACGCTTCGCACAGTCTATTGGCTTCCTCCACGCCTATCTTGCCTATGAGGAGATTCTTCGAAGCAAAGAGACGACTGAGAGACAAAGCAGCACAAGCAGTGAGGGTTCGACAAGCGAAGAAGATCCAGTCATCAAGTCATTGATTGAGAACCTGAGCTCTCCGTCTCACGAAATTCGCCTGGCATCTTTGGAGCTGCTCAAGACACTCAACCCGGTTACAGATACCTTCAACAGCGTTGACACTATGATCGAAGTTGAGCAGACTCCCCTGGGCCTCGCACACACAAGAACAATTGCTATGCACCTTCGCAAGCTGGGTCAGAATTACGCGTCATTTGAGGACAAGTCGTGGCTGCAGCAAGCAGTTCCGTCTTTCCTTTACGGTATGCTGACAGTCAAGCTCTCGCCCGTCTGGGATGATTCCGTGGAGACAATGAAACAAATCACCCAAACCAAGGCTGGAGAGGAAGCAGTCTGCGAGGTTGCTTTCCGCTGGCTCAAGGTTCCTTCGGCTCGCTGGGGCCCTTCACAATCAGAAACCCACTCTTCGGGTCCAACTTTTGTTTCCGACTTTGAATGCACCGCAGTTCGCCGGCTTGGAGAAGTTGCCGATgaggtggaagaggccaTTGACCGCCCAGATGACTTGATGCTGCAAAGTTTCGACGAGAAGCAACGGACAGCAGAGGTTGCGGCTGGTAACTCTAGATCCCGCGCGCTCAAAGTGTTCAACGCGATCCCTGCTATTGCAGAGAGAAGGTCTCGTCAACTTGTTCCACACTTTCTCGCATGGGCGCGCGACGACGACCGAACCCCTGACTCGGCTGATGAGCAAGACACCTCTGAAGGCGCTACCTGGTCTCTCGCGGATCGCAAAGCCATGGTTGGCGTATTTTCGCAGTTCATCAACCCTCGAGTCCTGTACCAGCACGAAGAAGTCTATGCTGCACTTCTTCAGCTGATGGAgaatggtgatgttgaagttCAGAAGGTCACTCTCAAGGCTATCCTTGCGTGGAagcaagaagccatcaagacctACCAAGAAAACCTCGAGTTTCTCCTTGACGAAGCTCGGTTCAAGAACGAGCTTACTGTCTTCCTTCAGGATGACAGTGCCATCAAGGCGGAACACCGATCCGAGTTGATGCCTGTCCTCCTTCGATTGCTCTATGGTCGaaccatctccaagaagggCGCGGCGAGTGGTCGCCACGGACTTCACGCAACCAGGCTTGCTGTCTTGCGAAATCTCAGCGTTGAGGATATGGGCAGCTTTTTGGACATCGCCACCGGAAAGCTGAAGGATGTCAAGGTTGTCGGCGCATCCAAGAAGATATTTGACGAACCCCTGCTCCCTGTTCGAAAGCAAATGGGCTTCCTCAACATGATTTCCTCTGTCATCTCCGAGCTTGGAAACAACGCAACGCCCTATGTCGAAACCCTCCTCAATGCAGTTCTTTACTGCCTTGTTTTCGCCTGTCGACAACTGAGCGGACACGGCGCGGATCCGGAAAACCCCcctgacgaggaggaggaggagaaggccagcACACATTCTCTTCTCAGAGTGATCCGCTCGACTGGTCTGAAATGTCTGAATGCGCTCTTCCAAAACGCACAGTCTTTCCAGTGGGCGCCGTATCAAGACATCATCattgaagaggttgttgtTCCAAGACTTGACAATCTACCTGTCGAGACGACTCAGGGAGTGTCGGGCATGCTGCAGCTCTTCTCGACCTGGTCAGTTCTTCCTCGTGtcgctctcttcctcgcGCCACACGACAAGGTTCTTCCGGATGGAGTTCTTCCCAAGGTCATTGAGACCCTCTCAACCAAAGGCAAGGACGAGGTCAAGATTCATGTGCTAGCAATCATTCGCAACCTAGTGAAGCTTGCCACCGCGCCCGCTCAAGAGTCGGAGTACAACGAGGTTATCAAAgccgagctccttgacaCGAATGCTGCAGCGATCCTAGCCCAGATCACAACCGTTCTGGATATGTCAGGCCTCAGCAATGACCTGTTAGAAGCTTGTGTGGAGACCATCTTGTCTTTGGCGCCGATTGTTCAGGATCCCCAGGACATTCAGTCTGTGATCAAGatttccatcttcctcctgaACCAACCCCCGCGACGAGTCAGCCCTAAGCTCAAGGGTAGAATCCTCCTCATTGTTGAACAATACGTCACACGTTCCAATGCCGTTAAGGACCGATCACTCCTTGACGACGTATACGACACTGTTTCATCTCTCTACAGCTATTTCAAGGACCAAGAGAACCGACAGTCCCTGTCAAGGGCGTTGCTGGCTCTCGCTGGGAAAGACAATGATCTGGTGGAAGTTGCTGGACTCTGCGAAGCCCTCAATTCGTTCAAAGAGGGTCGGATCGAGGAGCCAGATTACGACAAACGTCTCGCCGCCTTCAGTTCCATTTCAGGTGACCGGGAGGTCCCTCTCACTCCAAAGCAGTGGCTTCCTCTGCTTCACAACCTGATTTTCCATATTCGAGACGACGAAGAGTTTGGAATTCTCTCATCAAACTCGGCCGATGGCATTCGACGATTCATTCGAGATGTGGCTGCTTGTACAGTTGATGCGTCAAAGGAGAAGTTCGACACCTACCTGCGAGACGTCATCCTCCCTGCTCTCTATGTCGGGGCCCGCGAACCCTCCGACACCGCTCGACGAGAGTATCTCCGGGTCATGGGACACCTCATAATGACAATGCCCGAGTGGGAGCCCATTGCCGACCTCAGCGCCTTGTTGAATGACAGGACAGAGGAGACTGCAGAgccaaccttcttcttcaacattcTGAGTCCTGCGACCTCGAGGCAATTGGAGGCTCTTCAGAttctcgaggctgccaacagccagaaggagatgggtAGCCAGAATCTTGCTCAGTTCTTTATCCCACTTCTGGAGCATTTCATTTTCGGTCGCACTGATGGAAGTGATGACCATGGACTCGGTGCTCAGGCGACCAATACTATCGGTAACCTGGCAAAGTCTCTGCACTGGAAGCATTACCGTACTACCTTCCAGAGGTACATCGGCTACGTCGAGTCAAAGCCCGATCTTCAGAAACAGACAATCCGTCTCCTGGGCAAGTTTTCTGATGCCCTCATTGCTGCATCTGAGGAGATTCCAGAGGAACGCATGGAAGTGGACCAAGTCGATGCCTCGTCATCCACCAGCACAAGGCTTCCTCTCACGATTCCAAAGTCAGAGAAGCTGCATGCCGAGGTAGAAAACTCCTTCCTGCCCACGCTCATCAAGCATCTTCATCTGAAGGATGAGTCAGAGGTCAGTTACCGTGTCCCTGTTGGTGTGGTCATCATCAGGCTCCTGAAACTCCTACCTTCGGAGCAAATGGATCAGAAGTTGGCCGGTGTCTTGACGGATATCAGCCACATTCTTCGAAGTAAATCTGTGGAGGCTCGAGACATGGCTCGAGATACCCTGGTCAAGATTGCTGTCAACCTTGGCCCCTCATTCTTTGGCTTCATTCTCAGGGAACTTCGAGGAGCTCTCACCAGAGGATACCAGCTTCATGTGCTCTCGTACACGATGCACTCGATCTTGGTTGCAGTCATCCCTGGCTACTCTCCTGGTGACTTGGACTACTGCCTTCCAACCATCGTGATGGTTATTATGGACGACATCTTCGGCGTGATCGGacaggagaaggatgccgaAGGATACACCAGCCAGACAaaggagatcaagagcaGCAAGAGTCAGGACTCGATGGAGCTGGTTGCCAAGAATGCGTCCGTCAACCAGCTCATTGAGCTTGTCAGGCCTCTGCGAGCCCTCCTGATGCAAAAGGTTGACCTCAAGATGATTCGCAAGATTGATGCTCTCATGACGCGTATTACTGCCGGTCTCCTTCAAAACCCAGCTGCCGAAAGCCGCGACACTCTGGTCTTCTGCTACGAGGTCATTCAAGACGTCTACAACTCACAGAAGCCcgaagttgaagagaagatcgATCCGCGGGTCAAGAAGTACTTGGTCCAGAAGGGTGCCAAGAAGAGCGGCGAGCGAGGTAGGACAACCAAGAACACCTACAAGCTCATTCGCTTCGCCGTCGACATTCTTcgggccatcttgaagaagcacGACAGCCTGAGGAATGCTGCCAACATCTCTGGCTTTGTCCCTATTCTGGGTGATGCCTTTgtgggcggcgaggatgaggtgaaGATCTCAGCCTTCAGACTACTGGCTGTCATCGTCAAGGTGCCATTCCCTGATGACCAGGCCGATAAGCTCTACAAGGTTGCTGTCAAGGAAGCAACAAAGGGTATCTCGATGGCGGTCTCTACCACGACTGACCTGTCTCAAGCAGCGCTCAAGATGCTGGCTGTTGTCCTTCGAGACCGCCGAGATGTGCCGGTCAAGGACGCGGCAATCGACATGCTGCTTGCCAAGCTTAAGGATGATCTGACGGAGCCCCTGTATCGACACGTCACATTCAACTTTTTGCGATCGGTTCTGGACCGACATATCGAAACCGCAGCCATCTACGACACTATGGACTATGTCGGAACAGTCATGAtcaccaacgacgacaaggatACTCGTGATCTGGCACGAGGCGCCTTCTTCCAGTTCATTCGAGAGTACCCTCAGAAGAAGGCCCGTTGGGCCAAGCAGCTCAACTTTATCGTCGCCAATCTCAAGTACGACCGAGAAGGTGGTCGTCTGTCTGTCATGGAGATTGTCCACCTGTTGCTCATGAAGTCTTCCGATGACTTCGTCCAGGAGGTTGCCGCCACTTGTTTCCTCCCGCTATTCTTTGTCCTTGCCAACGATGACAGCGAGAAGTGTCGACTTGCAGCGGGTGAGCTGCTAAAGGAGATCTTCCGCAAGGCTGACAAGGAGAGGACGCAGACTTTCTTGGGCCTGTTGCGTTCGTGGCTCGACAAGGATGGGAACGAGGCAGTTATCAAGCTTGCCCTTCAAGTCTTTGGCTACTACCTCGAAGCCCATGAAAACGCCtcgaagaacaagaaggacTTCAAGCTTGTTATTTCCAAGGTCAACGGCGTCATCGAAGCTGAGGATATCCGTGAAGTTGACGGAGAGCTTCTGGAGGCTGCGCTGGGAGTTGTCCGAGCCTCTATGACCGTGTTCCCCGACAAGATCCTGGCAAGCAATAGTGAGGACATGTGGGCGAACATTGCCAAGTGTCTCTCTCATCCTGATACACCTGTCAAGGTGGCATCCATCGGGCTGATcagctccttcttggctgatTTCGCACAGAAGGCTGGTAGCACCCCTATTGGCGAGGCGGTGGAGGGCAGCTATGGACTTGAACTTGATCTGGCAAAGGTACAGGATCTTGTCAGACAGgcgcttggtgttgtggcGACTCGTGATGTGGATGAGAAACTGGGAGCAGAGGCTGTCCAGGTTCTCGTTTTCCTGGCTCCTCGCCTGCCCGTGCGACCTCCcgtcgaagaagaagaagagagcgaAAGCGAGGAACAGGCAGAGGAACAGGAGGACGCTGATGAagtcgaggagaagcaacGAAAGACGGATCTCCAGCATCTGTTCTGGAAGCTGTCTCACATCATCCGAAGGGAGATCCCTCCCAGAGCGGTGGCCATCACGCCCAAGGTTGCTGCTATGGAGGTTCTTGAGACTGTTTGCCGCAGGTCTCCTTTGGATCGCCTGCAGCCATCTCTCAAGACCATCCTAGTGCCGCTGCACAACCTCACCGACCCCTCGATTGCGCCGCCATTCTCGAACgatgagctcttcaagaCAAAGCACGAGGGCCTCAAGACCAGAGCGCAGATTCTCATGGATGCCCTGCAGAAGAAGTTTGGAACGGCCGAGTACACGAAGCAGCTGCTGGCGATCAGGGAGGAAGTGAGGGCCAAGAGAGAGCAGCGGTCGAGCAAGAGAAAGATCGAGGCGCTCGCGCACCCTGAGAAGTATGGACGGGACAAGCGGAAGAAGTttgagaagaacaaggagcgGAAGAAGACGCGATCCAAGGAGCAAAAGGTGATGAGGCAGTCGTACAAGCGGTGGTGA
- a CDS encoding DNL-type domain-containing protein: MASRSTPIVSSILRQLRSQPQRIIRARPAAVFQPLIASRAAHSIPRPPTQKYAQPNREQAQPGEEPKSEGDRPEIKPSYYQLSFTCVPCGHRSHHNVSKQGYHYGSTLITCPECRNRHVISDHLNIFGDRKITVEDLMREKGQLVKRGSLGEDGDIEFWPEESLAQSEEGTGKTETS, from the coding sequence ATGGCCTCTCGCTCGACACCAATCGTTTCCTCGATCCTGCGCCAGCTCCGCTCGCAGCCCCAGCGCATAATCCGCGCTCGCCCCGCCGCAGTTTTCCAACCCTTGATCGCCTCCCGCGCGGCGCATTCGATCCCCCGCCCGCCGACGCAAAAGTACGCGCAGCCCAACCGCGAGCAAGCACAGCCCGGAGAGGAGCCCAAGAGCGAGGGCGACCGACCAGAGATCAAGCCGTCGTACTATCAGCTGTCCTTCACCTGCGTGCCCTGCGGCCATCGCTCCCACCACAACGTCTCCAAGCAGGGCTACCACTACGGCTCTACGCTTATTACCTGCCCTGAATGCCGAAACCGTCACGTCATCAGCGATCATTTGAATATCTTTGGCGATCGCAAGATCACCGTCGAGGATCTCATGCGGGAAAAGGGACAGCTCGTCAAGAGAGGAAGCCTGGGTGAGGACGGCGATATTGAGTTCTGGCCAGAGGAATCTCTTGCTCAATCTGAAGAGGGGACTGGAAAGACCGAGACTTCATAA
- a CDS encoding M-phase inducer phosphatase yields MEASSPLAALHRPMPVPGWGSRDVFRGHPHYSTASVTSATMSLREQLHKTADYFNVKDNFRLDNDSRFVASVPGTRGQVSLVNITTSPQFPTPRRALFTAGMMGGMEGRVTTPPLPSSSPAPLTELMEVSPLPHKAPFFTQFEITSPTPGSTPAADDEMMLDSPAPISRQSSLEPPKHIVADRRIAVPRRPSLTRMKGLSTTAVPSRSQGDSELPPFRFGAGSRLNHTSSNLSLSECFESTSPPQERRPASANSPCPGLPLSRVRPQFLNFNAARNGSPMNCHSRRQSNPFLRNRKQFRRSLSMFEHPADIMKSKSEGEESTSSALQSVMDVEEAQEPALPHFLTEDPTDTIPRITRETLVDVLDGKYCEQFDQKMVIDCRFEYEYDGGHIDGAVNYNDKDLLTRQLFDTPMSGRVLLIFHCEYSAHRAPLMARHVRSEDRTVNAESYPKLTYPEVYILDGGYSGFFAEHRGRCYPQEYVEMSDENHQRTCEREMGRLKSRKGLSRAATFAFGQRGPCVDESPTAPSRPSSRHLHPPIAMIGNSPILGERSHTRRMASY; encoded by the exons ATGGAGGCTTCCTCTCCCCTTGCGGCTCTGCACCGCCCGATGCCCGTTCCCGGATGGGGCAGCCGCGATGTGTTCCGTGGACACCCTCACTACTCGACCGCCTCGGTCACCTCTGCTACAATGAGCCTGCGCGAGCAATTGCACAAGACTGCCGACTACTTCAACGTCAAGGAC AACTTTCGTCTTGACAATGACTCGAGGTTCGTTGCGTCTGTCCCTGGTACTCGGGGCCAAGTGTCTTTGGTTAACATCACAACCAGTCCGCAATTCCCCACTCCGAGACGGGCCCTGTTCACTGCCGGCATGATGGGTGGCATGGAAGGTCGAG TCACGACTCCTCCgttgccctcctcgtcgcccgCGCCCCTGACCGAGCTCATGGAGGTTTCGCCTCTACCTCACAAGGCACCCTTCTTCACACAGTTTGAGATCACTTCTCCGACGCCTGGGTCAACTCCAGCCGCTGACGACGAAATGATGCTCGACTCACCCGCTCCCATCTCGCGGCAGTCTTCTCTGGAACCGCCGAAGCATATCGTGGCTGA CCGCAGGATAGCTGTGCCGCGGAGACCTTCTCTCACACGAATGAAGGGTCTCAGCACAACGGCAGTGCCTAGTCGGTCACAAGGTGACAGCGAACTGCCCCCTTTCCGCTTCGGTGCGGGCTCCCGTCTCAACCACACCAGCTCCAATCTCTCCCTTAGTGAATGCTTCGagtcaacatcaccaccccAAGAGCGACGACCTGCTTCTGCCAACAGCCCCTGCCCCGGTCTCCCTCTATCCCGTGTGCGACCCCAGTTCCTCAACTTCAACGCTGCTCGCAATGGTTCGCCCATGAACTGTCACTCTCGCCGGCAATCCAACCCCTTTCTCAGAAACCGAAAGCAGTTCCGCCGGTCACTAAGCATGTTCGAGCATCCCGCTGACATCATGAAGAGCAAGtctgagggcgaggagagcacCTCGTCTGCACTGCAATCGGTTAtggatgtcgaggaggcACAGGAGCCCGCCCTCCCCCATTTCCTGACCGAGGATCCAACCGACACCATCCCCCGTATTACCAGGGAAACCCTTGTGGACGTCTTGGACGGGAAGTACTGTGAGCAATTTGACCAGAAGATGGTGATTGATTGCCGATTTGAGTACGAGTACGATGGTGGCCACATCGATGGCGCTGTCAACTACAATGACAAGGACCTCCTTACCCGCCAGCTCTTCGATACTCCCATGAGCGGGCgtgtcctcctcatcttccactGCGAATACTCAGCCCACCGTGCTCCCCTCATGGCTCGCCATGTCCGATCCGAGGATCGCACCGTGAATGCAGAGTCGTATCCCAAGCTTACATATCCTGAAGTCTACATCCTGGATGGTGGATATTCCGGATTCTTTGCTGAGCACCGAGGCCGGTGCTACCCCCAAGAATACGTTGAGATGTCGGATGAGAACCACCAGCGCACCTGCGAGCGCGAGATGGGTCGGCTAAAGTCTCGCAAGGGCCTCAGCCGTGCTGCGACCTTTGCCTTTGGCCAGCGTGGACCTTGCGTGGACGAGTCACCGACTGCTCCGAGCCGACCTTCATCACGACATCTACACCCTCCCATTGCCATGATTGGTAACTCACCTATCCTCGGAGAGAGATCACATACCCGTCGTATGGCCTCATATTAG
- a CDS encoding Proteasome subunit alpha type: MTSIGTGYDLLNSIFSPDGRNFQVEYAVKAVENGGTSIGIRCKDGVVLAVEKVVASKLLKPGANKRIATVDSHLGVVYSGMVPDGRHFVDRARDEAQSWRQNFRTPIPTSDLATRMGGYLQAYTMYGSVRPFGITAIVGGFDTPEETPVDGEVGSGPKCGAGGKIEGKHGGPFLYMIEPSGLYWGYYGAATGKGRQAAKAELEKLDLPAGNITLEEAVKEAARIIYVAQKDNKDKDFELEMTWISGPDGPTKGRHVEVPKELREEAERLAKAEDELDDDDEDGKDDDKMED, from the exons ATG ACGTCGATAGGCACGGGCTACGATCtcctcaactccatcttctcccccgATGGCCGCAACTTCCAGGTCGAATATGCAGTCAAGGCAGTGGAGAATGGCGGCACTTCCATTGGTATTCGATGCAAGGACGGTGTCGTCCTAGCTGTCGAAAAGGTGGTCGCATCAAAGCTCCTAAAACCCGGCGCCAACAAGCGTATCGCTACTGTCGATAGCCATCTTGGAGTT GTGTACTCCGGCATGGTCCCTGATGGACGTCACTTCGTCGACCGCGCCCGCGACGAGGCTCAGAGCTGGCGACAGAACTTCAGGACCCCCATTCCTACATCCGACCTGGCTACCCGCATGGGCGGCTACCTTCAGGCCTACACCATGTACGGCTCCGTTCGACCATTCGGTATTACCGCCATCGTCGGTGGTTTCGACACCCCCGAAGAGACTCCCGTTGACGGCGAGGTCGGCTCAGGACCCAAGTGTGGCGCTGGCGGCAAGATTGAGGGCAAGCATGGTGGTCCCTTCCTCTACATGATCGAGCCCAGTGGTCTGTACTGGGGCTACTACGGTGCTGCGACTGGCAAGGGTCGAcaggccgccaaggccgagctcgagaagctcgacctGCCCGCCGGCAACATCaccctggaggaggctgtgAAGGAGGCTGCGCGCATCATCTACGTGGCGCAGAAggacaacaaggacaaggactttgagCTGGAGATGACCTGGATCAGCGGGCCCGACGGTCCCACCAAGGGACGGCACGTCGAGGTGCCAAAGGAGCTGcgggaggaggctgagagaTTAGCaaaggccgaggacgagctggacgatgatgatgaggatggaaaggatgacgacaagatggaggacTAG